A segment of the Actinomyces sp. oral taxon 171 str. F0337 genome:
GCCATGAGCATAGCGATGTCCTCACTGGTACCGGTGGCGGCGAAGACATGATGCTCGACCCCGAGCTCCTCGACATGGGCCAGGCCCGGGGCGCGCCCGTCGCGGTAGGCGTGAACGACGATCTCGGCACCGCAGGTGAGTGCCTTGTCGGACACGGAGTCCATGTCGCCCACGATCATGGCCGGTTTGAAGCCGGCCTCCAGGACGGCGTCGGCACCTCCGTCAACGCCGATGATGACGGGCTTGTACTCGCGGATGTAGGGCTTGAGCGCCTGAAGGTCCTCCTTGTAGGAGTAGCCGCGCACGACCACCAGGACGTGCTTGCCGCTCATCCGCGTGGTCAGTGAGGGCATGCCGACACCGTTGAGGAGCAGGTCCCACTCCCCGCGCATGTACTCCATGGTGTTGGCGGCGAAGGCCTCCAGCTGAACAGCCAGGCCCTTCTGAGCCTCCTCCATGGACACGGCGACGGTCTGCCTGGTCTGGACCGAGCCCTCGGCGATGACCTGCTCCTTGCCCTCGATCCGCACCGAGCCGTCCTCGACGGTGATGCGCTGGCCGTCGTGCAGGCGCATGATGTCGGGGCCCAGATCGTCCACGAGGGGGATCCCCGCGTCGAGAAGGATGCCGGGGCCCAGGTTCGGGTAGCGCCCGGAGATGGACGGGGAGGCGTTGAGGACCGCTGAGGCACCGCACTCCACCAGTGCCTCCGCGGCCACCCGATCGAGGTCGGTGTGGTCAATGATGGCGATCTCCCCGGGCTGGAGACGCTTGGTGAGCTTCTTCGTGCGCGCGTCGACGCGCACGACACCGCTGGGATGCTCGGAGACGGACGCAGGCTTCCTGCGGAAGGGATTCCTCACGGCTCGGATTGTCCCACGACAGTTTCCTGGAGAAGCTCAGCGGCGTGCCGGAGCGCGGCCTGTGAGTCCTCGTGCCCGGAGAGCATCCTGGCCAGCTCTCGTTCTCTCTCCTGGCCTTCAACGACGAGGACCTGTGTGCGGGTGCGTCCCGGCTGGGACTTTCTCACATTCCTTTCGGACGCCTCTGAGAGGCCGGGACCGGATGCGGGTTCGGTGACTGTCTCCTTGTGCACCACGAGGTGGGTGCCGGCCCAGGCCGCCACCTGGGCCAGGTGGGTGACCACGATGACCTGGTGATGTCGCGCCAGGCGCGCCAGGCGCCTGCCGATCTCCCGGGCGGCCCGGCCTCCCACGCCGGCGTCGATCTCGTCGAAGACAAGAGTGCGGGTATGGGTCGAAGCGCCCGCGGAGGCCGCGGCGTCCGCGAGCACCACCTCCAGGGCGAGCATGATGCGGGACAGCTCGCCTCCCGATGCTCCCTTCCCCAGGGGCAGGGCGGGCGCGCCGGGGTGTGAGACGAGGGTGAGAGCGACACTCTCAAGGCCGGTGGGCCCGGGCTCGTCGAGTCGCTCCAGCTCGACGACGAGCCGGGCTCCCTTCATCTCCAGGCCCTCCAGCTCTGCGGTGACGGCCTGCTCCAGACGCTCACCGAGCCGCCGACGGGCCCGGCTCAGCTCGTCGCCGGCACCGGCCAGCTCCTCATCGGCGGCGGCCAGGCGCTCGGCCAGGACGGTGGCGGTGTCCTGGGGGCCGTCGAGCTCGGCCAGGCGAGCGGCTGCGCGCTCGCCCCAGGCCAGGAGGGCGTCGACGTCGTCGAGCTGCTCCTGAGGCCCGCCGATCTCCCTGCAGGCGCGAGCGAGCTCCCCGCGGCGGTCCTGGACCTGGGCGAGGCGAGCCGGGTCGGCGCTCAGCGAGGACAGGTACCCGCTCAGCTCGGCGGCGATATCGGCTGCGTCGATGCCCAGTCGCTGGGTGCGCGTGGCCAGCTCGGCCAGGGCGGGGTCACGGTCGGACTCGGCAGCCAGGCTGCGGTGCGCGTGGGCGATGAGGGAGACGATGTCGGGCGCCTGCCCGGTGGCGGACTCCTCCCCGCTGAGCGCGCCGCGGGCCCCGGTGGCGGCCCTGCGCAGGTCCTCAGCGTGGTCGAGTCTCTCCGCCTCCGCCGTCAGCTCCCGGTCCTCACCGCTGCGGGGGGAGATCTCCTCCAGGGCCTCGAGCCAGGTGCGCAGCTGAGCCACCTCGACGGCTCGGGCCTGAGCGGATGCCTGCCACTCCTGGAGCTCCTGGTCGGCCCGGCGGCGCGCCTGATATGCCTTGGCGTAGCGGCGGCACAGGGCGGCGTGGTCCTGACCGCCCAGTGAGTCCAGCGCAGCGCGTTGGGCCGCGGTCGAGCGCAGCCGCAGCTGATCGGCCTGACCATGGACGGAGACCAGTCGGCCACCGACCTCGCTGAGGACCGAGGCCGGAACTGAGCGCCCTCCCAGATAGGCGCGGGAGCGTCCGGAGGCGGGGACCGTGCGTGAGGCCAGGAGGAGGTCGTCGTCGAGATCGCCCCCGGCCTCGACGACGCGGGCGGCAACGCGCGAGTCCGGGTCGACCAGGAAGGCCCCCTCAACCAGGCTGCGCTCGGCGCCGGTGCGCACGATGGTGGTCTCGGCCCGCTGCCCCAGCAGCAGCCCGAGGGAGGTGAGCACCATCGTCTTACCGGCGCCGGTCTCACCGGTCAGGGCGGTCAGGCCGCGACTGAGAGGGAGATCGGCCTCCTCGATGACACCGAGGTCCTCGATGTGCAAGGACTCGATCACGCCGTCCCTCCCGAGGAGTCCGGCCGGACCCCACCGTCGGTGCAATGACCGGCGATGGTGACCATCGGTTGGGTCAGCACGTCGCCCTCAGCCGAGTAGGCCTCGTCGGCGCTGCTGGAGGCCCGCCACCCCTCCACGGGCAGGTCGAACTTGCGCACCAGGCGGCTGGCGAAGGGGGCCTCGTTGAAACGTGCCAGGCGCACCGGACGCTCCTCCCGGGTGACGCGGATCCTGGCGCTAACCGGCACATCCAGGCTGCGTCTGCCGTCGCACCAGATCTCGGCGCCTCCGAAGCCCGCTCGTTGGACGACGACCTCCATGCAGGAGTCGGGCCCCAGGACCAGGGGCCGGGTGAACAGGGCGTGCGCGGCCACGGGCACCAGGAGGAGCGCCTCGACCTCGGGCCAGATGACGGGGCCGCCGCAGGAGAACGCGTAGGCGGTCGAGCCGGTGGGCGTGGCCATGATGAGGCCGTCGCAGCCGAAGGAGGACACGGCCTGGCCGTCGACGCCGATGGCGACCTCGATCATGCGGGCGCGGTCGCGCTTCTCCAGGGCCGCCTCGTTGAGAGCCCAGTCGCGCGTAACCGTGCCGTCAGGACAGATGACCTCCACGTTCAAGGTGGTGCGGGTCTCGACCGTGTAGCGGCCGGCGACCAGATCCGCGACGACCTGCTCGATGCCGTCGGGGTCGGCCTCGGCCAGGAAACCGACGTGGCCGGTATTGATACCCACCAGGGGGATGTCCCGCTCACGGGCGATCTCGAAGGCGCGCAGGATCGTACCGTCGCCACCGAGCACCAGGACGAGGTCGACGTGGTCAGTGCAGTCCGGGCCGACCGGCTCCACACAGTGGGCACGCAGTGCCGCCGAGGCCCGGGCCACAGCGGTGGACGTCGGAGCACTGGGCCTGGGGACGGGGACGGGCTTGTCGTTGAGCTCGCGCTGCAGCAGCATGACGCGCGAGATCCTCCGGCAAGGCTGCTCCGTTGCCGGCTGCTCCGAGGTCTGATGGAGGCCGGCCGACTCAGCCGGCCGCGTTGCAGCGCTGGTGTCTGAAGGGCTCAGCTTGCTCATGAGTGGGTCCTTGTTCTGCGTCGTCGCGGTCCGAGCGCCGCGGGTCCGGTGGCGACGGCGTCCTGGATGCTGGAGCGCAGCTCGTCTCCGCGCAGGTCCCCAAGACAACCGGCGCGGGAGGCGTGCATGCTCAGGAAGTACTCAACGTTACCTGCGGGACCTGGCAACGGGGAGGCGGTCACGGCGCCGACTCCTACGCCTAGGGCGTGGGCTCGCTCAGCCACCGTCATGACGGTCTCCACATGGAGCTCCGGATCACGTACCACTCCCCCGTGCCCGATCCGATCCTTGCCCACCTCGAACTGGGGCTTGACCATGAGCAGAAGGTCGGCGTCGTCGGCCGCGGCGCGCAGCAGCGGCTCAAGGACCAGGGTCAGGGAGATGAAGGACAGGTCGCCCACGACCAGCTCCGGCGCGGGGGCGACGGCCTCGGGATCCAGCGTGCGGATGTTGGTGCGGTCCAGCGCGGTGACACGGGGGTCGGAGCGCAGCGACCAGGCCAGCTGGCCGTAGCCGACGTCGACGGCCACGACGTGCTCGGCACCGCGTCGCAGGAGGACGTCGGTGAAGCCCCCGGTCGAGGCGCCAGCGTCCAGGCAGCGTCGGCCCTCGATGCGGGGTGCCAGACCGCGTCGGCCCAGCGCGTCCAACGCGCCGGCGAGCTTGTGGGCGCCGCGGGAGACGTAGTCGTCGCTGGAGGGCACCAGGATCTCGATGGCCTGGGCCGGGTCGACCTGACGGGCGGGCTTGGTGACGACCTGCCCGTCGAGGGTGACGTGACCGTCGGTGATGAGGGTGGCGGCGTGGGTGCGGGAGCGGGCCAGCCCACGACGCACGAGCTCTGAGTCGATGCGGATGAGCCGGGCCATATCAGGCTTCCGCCTTGTGCAGGACGGAGGCGAGGTCCTCGTGGATGGCGGACAGGGCGGCTGCCCGCTCCTCCAGGGGCATCTGAGCGATCTCGGTGAGCTCGTCGGTATGGTCGTTGAGCCCTTGGGCCGCCGTCAGGGCGGCGTCGGCTCGCGGGGGCGCGGGCACCGGCGGCCGAGGAACCGGCCGGTGCGAGGAGTCCACCATCGCCGGCGTCTCCTCTCCGACGTCGGTCCTCGACTCGTTGCGGCTCATTCCTGCCTCCCATCGCCATCGTTCCTGCTGCCGCTGTGTTTTCCTCTTCTCCTCCGGAAGGAGCCTCTCCAGCCCCGACCGGGTTCTCAGGGCTCGATCACCTCGATCTCGGGCAGCTCCAGCGCTGCGGCCTCGCCGCTGCGGCCCTGGGCGTCGGCCCAGTCCCAGGCGGCCACGGCCAGTGCCCGGTAGGAGTCCAGGTCGATACGCACCGGGGTGCCGTCCGGGGAGGACACGGCGCCGGCATCCTGGAGCTCGAGACCAGAGCCGAGGGCGCGGGCACTACGGTTGCCGACCCTCCACCACACCTGACCATCCTGCTCGGTTCGCACGGGCTCGGGGTGGGGCTCAGTCAGGCCACGCAGGTCGGTGTGAAGGAAGCTGGGACGCTCGGTGGCCGGTGCTGCGATGACGTCCCGGGCATCTGAGACACCGGTGAGAACGTGGAGCCCGGGGATCCCGGCGGCCCGGGCCCCGACGTGGTCGGTGTTGAGCCGGTCCCCGACAGCCAGGGGCCTGGTTCCGCCGGCCCGCTTGAGGGCGCGCGTGTAGATACCGGGGAAGGGCTTGCCCCCGGCCAGAGGCTCCTTGCCGGAGGCGTGGACCACAGCGGCCACGAGGCTGCCGTTGCCCAGGGCGAAGCCCCGCTCGGTGGGCAGGGTCGCGTCCAGGTTGGTGGCCACGTGGAGGGCCCCGGCATTGATGGCGTAGACGCCTTCGGACAGCAGCGCCCAGTCAACCGCCGGGTCCCAGCCCTGGACGACGGCGACCGGTTCGTCCTGCGCGCTGCTGGTCACCTGGAAGCCCTCGTCGAGGAGGGCCTGGCGGACGCCGTCGCCACCGACGACGAGCACCGTGGAGCCTGGCTCGATGTGCTCGGTGAGCATGGCGGCCGCGTCCATGGCGGCGCTGAAGACCTCCGACGCCTCGGCAGTGATGCCGTTGGCCACCAGCTTGTCCACAACCGTCTGAGGGGCCCGTGAGGCGTTGTTGGTGACGAAGGACAGGTGCATTCCTGCCCTTCGGGCGGCGTTGACGTTGTCGGCGGCGTGGGGCACTCGGGCCTCGCCTGCGAAGCACACGCCGTCGAGGTCCAGCAGAGCGACGTCGTAGGCGGCGCACAGGGCCTGTTCGCTGCCCAGAAGGGTGGCGGGAGCAGCGGCGGCAGTGGCCTGGGGCATGGTCATCGGGACTCCTCAGAAGCGTTGGTGGAAGACGTCGGGGACTCCTGGGCGTCCTGGAGCAGCTCGGCCATCTCGGCCTCGACGCGCTCGGCGAAGGACTGCGACCACTGAGCATCCTCGTCCTGGCCCACGGGCTCATCACGAAGATCGACGTCTGCTGAGGTCTGGTCCGGAAGCGTCTCAGCCAGAGCCTCTGGGGCCACGGTCGTCTCGCTCACGGCCTCATCGTCCCTGTCGCCATCGGAGCGGCTGGTGGGCTGAGTACCGGAGCTCTCCGGGCTGTCCTGCTCCTGAGCCTCGGAGTCGTAGTCGTCCTCAATATCGAAGACCTCGACCTCATCCTCCTCCACCGGCTCAGGGCCGATACGGTGGCGGATGGCCTCGGCCTCCTGGTGGCGCCCGAGCTCCTCGAGCCGGTCGGCACGCACCGAGTGCAGGCGCCTGAGGGTGTCACTGTCCGAAGGGCGCGCTCTGATGGCGTCCTCAATGATGAGCAGACCAAGATCAGTCTGGCCCATGTCATGGCGAAGACTGGAGACGACCATGGCCAGCTCGGCCCGCTCGATCGCATCCAGCTGACGCGGATCGGCCGCTTGAGCGGCTTGAAGGGCCTTGTCGATGTGGCCCAGTGCTCGCTCGCAGTCGACCTCGATGGCTCGGTGGAGATCGAGGCCGGACAGTCGTCTGGCGGCACGAATCTCTCGAAGCGCCTCGCTGTAGTGGCCGGCGAGATAAGCGGCGATTCCAGTCGTCTCCCGGACGACGGCGACGCGGCCCGCGTGGGAGGAGGCGTAGCGCGCGTGCTCGTAGGCCGCCTGGGGATCGTCGTTGAGGAGGCGCTGAACCATAACCAGGTGCCGGGCGACGTTCTCAGCGTTGGCACGTCCCAGAGCGCGCAGATCGCCCCGCGCACCGCGCTCAAGGTCTGTTGGCTCGACGTCGTCCGGGACCTTGGGCTCGGGGACACGCTGACGCTGCGGCGGCCGACCTCGACGCTCGTCCCGCGAGTCCTTCCGCCCCGAGCGGTCCTTGGAACGGCCTGCCCTCCTATCACTGCGGTCGCTGCGCCCGTCACCGCTGTCCCCGTCGCGGCGCCGTTCATCGCGCCAGTCGTCACGGTGCCGACGATCGTTGCGAGAGGTGTGTTCGCCTCGGCTCAACCGATGGGAATGTCCGCGGGAGCCGTAGGAGTCGTCGTCCCGTCCCGCATGATCGCCACGGCGAAAGCGACCGTCCTCCTCTGAGAAAGGGCTGCGTGCGCCGAAGCCGTGACGCTCACCGTTGCGGCGACGCCGACCTGCGTCGCCCTGGTCCGACCCGTGCCGACGGTCCTGATACGCCATAGTCCTTCTTTCACTCCGGGACTGCCGTCAGTTCCTCCGCTGTCCTTGAAGACCTGGGAGGAGCCTACCTGTACCGAGGCTCGGAGGCGTAACGAGCCCCCAGCAACACGCAGCGTGGCGCGCGCTGGCTGTACTGCGTACTGTTGTTTGTGGGTGTGTAGAGCAGTTGGCCCGGGGCCGCTGTTGTTGGCGGTTCCCGGGCCAGCTGTGTGGTGTGTGCTCGGTGGTGTCCTACTCTCCCGCACCCTGGCGGGTGCAGTACCATCGGCGCTGTCAGGCTTAGCTTCCGGGTTCGGGATGGGTGCCGGGCGTTTCCCTGTCGCTGTGACCACCGAGACGACTGTACGGGCAGTGCGTGGGCCGTCTTGATTGTGGTGACGGTTATTCGATTATCTGGTTGCCTGGGCTGCCCGCTGACCACACGCTGCGTGTGTGTGCTTGTGTGTGGTTGGGTTGGGTGTGGACCGTATAGTGGACGCCTTGCGCATGCTGTATCGCTCACCCCCGGCATTCTCACGCACGCTAGGTGTGTGGTGTTGAGGGGTGTTGTTGTTTGTGTTGGCCTATTAGTACCAGTCAGCTCAGTCAACCGTTGCCGGTCTTCCACTCCTGGCCTATCAACCCAGTAGTCTGCTGGGGGCCTACCAAGAAGGACAAGTCCTTCTTGTGGAGACCTTATCTTGAAGATGGTTTCCCGCTTAGATGCTTTCAGCGGTTACCCTTCCCGAACGTAGCCAACCAGCCGTGCCCCGGGCGGGACAACTGGCACACCAGAGGTTCGTCCGTCCCGGTCCTCTCGTACTAGGGACAGGCCTTCTCAAGTCTCCTGCGCGCGCAGAGGATAGGGACCGAACTGTCTCACGACGTTCTAAACCCAGCTCGCGTACCGCTTTAATGGGCGAACAGCCCAACCCTTGGGACCTGCTCCAGCCCCAGGATGCGACGAGCCGACATCGAGGTGCCAAACCATGCCGTCGATATGGACTCTTGGGCAGGATCAGCCTGTTATCCCCGGGGTACCTTTTATCCGTTGAGCGACGACCCACCCACACGGGATCGCCGGATCACTAGTTCCTACTTTCGTACCTGCTCGACCCGTCGGTCTCACAGTCAAGCTCCCTTGTGCACTTGCACTCAACACCTGGTTGCCGACCAGGCTGAGGGAACCTTTGAGCGCCTCCGTTACACTTTAGGAGGCAACCGCCCCAGTTAAACTACCCACCAGGCACTGTCCCTAACCCGGATCACGGGCCCAGGTTCAGGCGCACGCCATAACCAGAGTGGTATTTCAAGGACGACTCCACCACCACTGGCGTGGCGGCTTCACAGTCTCCCACCTATCCTGCACAAGCTATAGCGGGCGCCAATACCAAGCTGTAGTAAAGGTCCCGGGGTCTTTCCGTCCTTCTGCGCGAAACGAGCATCTTTACTCGTACTGCAATTTCGCCGAGCTCATGGTTGAGACAGCGGGGAAGTCGTTACGCCATTCGTGCAGGTCGGAACTTACCCGACAAGGAATTTCGCTACCTTAGGATGGTTATAGTTACCACCGCCGTTTACTGGGGCTTAAATTCACCACTTCACCCCCAAGAGGGGGCTGATGGTTCCTCTTAACCTTCCAGCACCGGGCAGGCGTCAGTCCGTATACATCGCCTTACGGCTTCGCACGGACCTGTGTTTTTAGTAAACAGTCGCTTCCCCCTGGCCTCTGCGACCCTCCCCCCTAGCCCGCAAAAGGGGCTTCAGGGTTCGGGCCCCCCTTCTCCCGAAGTTACGGGGGCATTTTGCCGAGTTCCTTAACCATGATTCACTCGTGCGCCTAGGCATACTCTGCCCGACCACCTGTGTCGGTTTAGGGTACGGGCGGCTGGCACCATCGCGTCGAGGCTTTTCTCGGCACCCCAGGATCACCCTGTTATCCCCCACCAGCGTGGGGTCACCATCACGCCTCACCCCCGTCATCAAAGACAGCCACTCCGGATTTACCTGGAGGACGGGCTGCGCGCTTGAACGGACCAAGCCATCAGGTCCGCCGGGCTACCACTGTGCGTCACCCCTGTTAACACGCTTGCCTACCTGCACGGAGGGTCCCCAGACCCCACCACCACAACCACACCACCCCCCGAAAGGAGTAGGCGCGGCCATTATGGCGGCCGGGCGTGGGTTAGCACCCGCGCGTCAGCATGGGCGGTGCTTCGCCGGTACGGGAATATCAACCCGTCATCCATCGACTACGCCTGTCGGCCTCGCCTTAGGTCCCGACTCACCCAGGGCGGACTAGCCTGGCCCTGGAACCCTTGGTCATTCGGCGCTAGGGCTTCTCACCCTAGTATCGCTACTCATGCCTGCATTCTCACTCCCGCACCGTCCACCAGCAGTCACCCACAGGCTTCCCCCGGTGCAGGACGCTCCCCTACCACCCACAACCCCTGCCACCACCCGGGCAAGCCGGACGGTGAAAGGAACACTGTCATGGGTCCGCGGCTTCGGCGGTGTGCTTGAGCCCCGCTACATTGTCGGCGCACGATCACTTGACCAGTGAGCTATTACGCACTCTTTCAAGGATGGCTGCTTCTAAGCCAACCTCCTGGTTGTCTGCGCGACCGCACATCCTTTCCCACTTAGCACACGCTTAGGGGCCTTAGCCGGCGATCTGGGCTGTTTCCCTCTCGACCACGGAGCTTATCCCCCGCAGTCTCACTGCCACGCTACAACCCGAACGGCATTCGGAGTTTGGTTGACGTCAGTAACCCTGTGGGGCCCATCAGCCACCCAGTAGCTCTACCTCCGCCGGGCAACACGCGACGCTGCACCTAAATGCATTTCGGGGAGAACCAGCTATCACGGAGTTTGATTGGCCTTTCACCCCTACCCACAGCTCATCCCCCCAGTTTTCAACCTAGGTGGGTTCGGTCCTCCACACGCTCTTACACGTGCTTCAACCTGGCCATGGGTAGATCACCCCGCTTCGGGTCCAGAACGCGCCACTACACTCGCCCTATTCGGACTCGCTCTCGCTACGGCTACCCCACACGGGTTAACCTCGCGACACGCCACTGACTCGCAGGCTCATTCTTCAAAAGGCACGCCACCACCCCCACACACAAAAAACATGCGGGAGGCTCTGACGGCTTGTAAGCGCCCGGTTTCAGGTACTATTTCACTCCCCTCCCGGGGTACTTTTCACCATTCCCTCACGGTACTATCCACTATCGGTCATCAGGAGGTATTCAGGCAGCCAAGTGGTCTTGGCAGATTCACACAGGATTCCACGAGCCCCGTGCTACTCGGGCAACACCATCCCAGACACGCACCAACCAGTTCCGCCTACGGGGGTATCACCCACTACGCCACGCCTTCCCAGACGATTCAGCTACCAGCCAGCACACGCGCCCCCTCTCCGGCAGAAGAGGACAGGACAGCCCCACAACCCCGCACACGCAACCCCTGCCGAGTATCACACGCACACGGTTTAACCATCATCCGCTTTCGCTCGCCACTACTCACGGAATATCTTCTCCTACGGGTACTGAGATGTTTCACTTCCCCGCGTCACCCCCCACACCCTATACAATTCAGATGCAGGTGACACGACATAACTCGTGCCGGGTCCCCCCATTCGGAAACCCTCGGATCACAGCCCGCCAGCCGGCTCCCCGAGGAATATCGCAGGCCACCACGTCCTTCATCGGCCCCTGATGCCAAGGCATCCACCGAACGCTCAAAAAAACAAACAACAAAACACACGACAAAATCAAGAAACTTGTCGCAGAAATCTTACAGTAAGATGCTCGCGTCCACTATACAGTTCACAACCAACCCACCCACACCCACCCAAAACCCCAAGAAATGGAACCCTGGACGGGCCGGGCAACCCAGGGCGCACTGCCCCAGAACCCCGACAGCATGCCACCCCCACACGCACCAAGCACGCAAAAGGGGGGCACCCACCACCACCAAACACAGGCAGCAGAGAGTGTGTCTCCTATACCAACACGGACAAGCCAGCCACACCCGCGAGAACCAACCCACGAGACACGACCAGCCGCCCTTCCGCAGAAGCAGCCCCTCCAGCCGGCCCAGACCCATTCAACAGCCTGAGCAAGATCAAACGGCCAGGAAGCCACCCCCACACATAACCTATCCTTAGAAAGGAGGTGATCCAGCCGCACCTTCCGGTACGGCTACCTTGTTACGACTTCGTCCCAATCACCAGCCCCACCTTCGACCGCTCCCCGTAGGGCCACGGGCTTCGGGTGTTGCCGACTTTCATGACGTGACGGGCGGTGTGTACAAGGCCCGAGAACGTATTCACCGCAGCGTTGCTGATCTGCGATTACTAGCGACTCCAACTTCACGGTGTCGAGTTGCAGACACCGATCCGAACTGAGACCGGCTTTAAGGGATTCGCTCCACCTCACGGTATCGCAGCCCTCTGTACCGGCCATTGTAGCATGCGTGAAGCCCAAGACATAAGGGGCATGATGATTTGACGTCATCCCCACCTTCCTCCGAGTTGACCCCGGCAGTCTCCCGCGAGTCCCCACCACAACGTGCTGGCAACACGGGACAAGGGTTGCGCTCGTTGCGGGACTTAACCCAACATCTCACGACACGAGCTGACGACAACCATGCACCACCTGTGAACCGGCCCCACAAGGAGGAAACCCCGTCTCCGGAGCCGACCGGCACATGTCAAGCCTTGGTAAGGTTCTTCGCGTTGCATCGAATTAATCCGCATGCTCCGCCGCTTGTGCGGGCCCCCGTCAATTCCTTTGAGTTTTAGCCTTGCGGCCGTACTCCCCAGGCGGGGCACTTAATGCGTTAGCTACGGCGCGGAAGACCCGGAAAAGGCCCCCCACACCTAGTGCCCAACGTTTACGGCGTGGACTACCAGGGTATCTAATCCTGTTCGCTCCCCACGCTTTCGCTCCTCAGCGTCAGTAACGGCCCAGAGACCCGCCTTCGCCACCGGTGTTCTTCCTGATATCTGCGCATTCCACCGCTACACCAGGAGTTCCAGTCTCCCCTACCGCACTCAAGCCGGCCCGTACCCACCGCAAGCCCCCAGTTAAGCCAGAGGATTTCACGACAGACGCGACCAGCCGCCTACGAGCTCTTTACGCCCAATAATTCCGGACAACGCTCGCGCCCTACGTATTACCGCGGCTGCTGGCACGTAGTTAGCCGGCGCTTCTTATCCAGCTACCGTCAACCCACCCACAAAAGGGACAGGCCTGCTTCACTGGCGAAAGAGGTTCACAACCCGAAGGCCTCCATCCCTCACGCGGCGTCGCTGCATCAGGCTTGCGCCCATTGTGCAATATTCCCCACTGCTGCCTCCCGTAGGAGTCTGGGCCGTGTCTCAGTCCCAGTGTGACCGTCCACCCTCTCAGGCCGGCTACCCGTCACCGCCTTGGTAGGCCATCACCCCACCAACAAGCTGATAGGCCGCGAGCCCATCCCCCACCGAAAACACCCAAAGGCACAATCTTTCCCACACCCACCATGCAGCAGGCACAGAATATCCCGTATTAGCCACACTTTCATGCGGTTATCCAGAAGAAGGGGGCAGGTTACTCACGTGTTACTCACCCGTTCGCCACTCATCCAGGACCCACAAAAGCAGGCCCCTTCACCGTTCGACTTGCATGTGTTAAGCACGCCGCCAGCGTTCGTCCTGAGCCAGGATCAAACTCTCCAAACAAAACCAACAAACCCCAACCAACCCCACACAACAAAGCATGAAGCCAAGCCAGAGCAACAGTCAGAACAACAGTCCAGAAAACCAGACCAGGCCCAACCCAACCCCACAACAAAAAAGCAGGACCAGGCAAACCAAAACAAAACAAGCCCCAAAAAACCACACACAACCATGCGCAGCCCCAAGGGACCATGGCATAAAAAACATGACACACTATCGAGTTCTCAAACAACACACCCACCGAGAACTATTCGGAAGGCAATTCGCCTTTCGCTTCGCTCTCAGAAGCGCCTGGGAAACTTTAGCGAGCCGCTTTTTATGAGTCAAACGAATGGCTGGTGACCCTCGTCTCTCATTCGGCTCTCTTCAGTTCTCAGTTCCCGGCCGGTCTGAGGAAATTCATCCTCCCCGTTTCGGGCCGGAGAGAACATTACG
Coding sequences within it:
- the recN gene encoding DNA repair protein RecN, whose protein sequence is MIESLHIEDLGVIEEADLPLSRGLTALTGETGAGKTMVLTSLGLLLGQRAETTIVRTGAERSLVEGAFLVDPDSRVAARVVEAGGDLDDDLLLASRTVPASGRSRAYLGGRSVPASVLSEVGGRLVSVHGQADQLRLRSTAAQRAALDSLGGQDHAALCRRYAKAYQARRRADQELQEWQASAQARAVEVAQLRTWLEALEEISPRSGEDRELTAEAERLDHAEDLRRAATGARGALSGEESATGQAPDIVSLIAHAHRSLAAESDRDPALAELATRTQRLGIDAADIAAELSGYLSSLSADPARLAQVQDRRGELARACREIGGPQEQLDDVDALLAWGERAAARLAELDGPQDTATVLAERLAAADEELAGAGDELSRARRRLGERLEQAVTAELEGLEMKGARLVVELERLDEPGPTGLESVALTLVSHPGAPALPLGKGASGGELSRIMLALEVVLADAAASAGASTHTRTLVFDEIDAGVGGRAAREIGRRLARLARHHQVIVVTHLAQVAAWAGTHLVVHKETVTEPASGPGLSEASERNVRKSQPGRTRTQVLVVEGQERERELARMLSGHEDSQAALRHAAELLQETVVGQSEP
- a CDS encoding TlyA family RNA methyltransferase, translating into MARLIRIDSELVRRGLARSRTHAATLITDGHVTLDGQVVTKPARQVDPAQAIEILVPSSDDYVSRGAHKLAGALDALGRRGLAPRIEGRRCLDAGASTGGFTDVLLRRGAEHVVAVDVGYGQLAWSLRSDPRVTALDRTNIRTLDPEAVAPAPELVVGDLSFISLTLVLEPLLRAAADDADLLLMVKPQFEVGKDRIGHGGVVRDPELHVETVMTVAERAHALGVGVGAVTASPLPGPAGNVEYFLSMHASRAGCLGDLRGDELRSSIQDAVATGPAALGPRRRRTRTHS
- a CDS encoding NAD kinase, with the protein product MLLQRELNDKPVPVPRPSAPTSTAVARASAALRAHCVEPVGPDCTDHVDLVLVLGGDGTILRAFEIARERDIPLVGINTGHVGFLAEADPDGIEQVVADLVAGRYTVETRTTLNVEVICPDGTVTRDWALNEAALEKRDRARMIEVAIGVDGQAVSSFGCDGLIMATPTGSTAYAFSCGGPVIWPEVEALLLVPVAAHALFTRPLVLGPDSCMEVVVQRAGFGGAEIWCDGRRSLDVPVSARIRVTREERPVRLARFNEAPFASRLVRKFDLPVEGWRASSSADEAYSAEGDVLTQPMVTIAGHCTDGGVRPDSSGGTA
- a CDS encoding HAD-IIA family hydrolase, with translation MTMPQATAAAAPATLLGSEQALCAAYDVALLDLDGVCFAGEARVPHAADNVNAARRAGMHLSFVTNNASRAPQTVVDKLVANGITAEASEVFSAAMDAAAMLTEHIEPGSTVLVVGGDGVRQALLDEGFQVTSSAQDEPVAVVQGWDPAVDWALLSEGVYAINAGALHVATNLDATLPTERGFALGNGSLVAAVVHASGKEPLAGGKPFPGIYTRALKRAGGTRPLAVGDRLNTDHVGARAAGIPGLHVLTGVSDARDVIAAPATERPSFLHTDLRGLTEPHPEPVRTEQDGQVWWRVGNRSARALGSGLELQDAGAVSSPDGTPVRIDLDSYRALAVAAWDWADAQGRSGEAAALELPEIEVIEP
- the steA gene encoding putative cytokinetic ring protein SteA, which gives rise to MRNPFRRKPASVSEHPSGVVRVDARTKKLTKRLQPGEIAIIDHTDLDRVAAEALVECGASAVLNASPSISGRYPNLGPGILLDAGIPLVDDLGPDIMRLHDGQRITVEDGSVRIEGKEQVIAEGSVQTRQTVAVSMEEAQKGLAVQLEAFAANTMEYMRGEWDLLLNGVGMPSLTTRMSGKHVLVVVRGYSYKEDLQALKPYIREYKPVIIGVDGGADAVLEAGFKPAMIVGDMDSVSDKALTCGAEIVVHAYRDGRAPGLAHVEELGVEHHVFAATGTSEDIAMLMADEAGAEIIVALGTHATLLEFLDKGRAGMSSTFLTRLKVGGRLIDAKGVSQLYRTRISGWWLLFLALAGTFALAMALMSTPGGQTFLGLSGAVWDDIVNFFRTLLGLAPNSPTV